The following proteins come from a genomic window of Coffea arabica cultivar ET-39 chromosome 11c, Coffea Arabica ET-39 HiFi, whole genome shotgun sequence:
- the LOC113716202 gene encoding uncharacterized protein, giving the protein MKPYDATTDPEDHLFAFLTQMRLQTAADAVRCKTFPMFLEGKARQWFQGLPPKSIRSFAQLARLFAAQFVSSRAFSKSTAHLMTIQQRPEESLREYMVRFNNESLQVRDRDDKVVMAALINGLRKQKLYTELVERPPKSVREMLDRAHEKANAEEANRLKSAQERLRDDKRRRGADQVKARPNQGRKSTYDRLPKSRPSGGDKPWTSLTAPRARVLAVMEQEGLSRPPRPLGGDKSRRDQGLFCAYHRDVGHDTEDCRHLKKDIEKLIKRGHLGQFIREDRADQQQGRSRPERPSYLRDRPQGPHGRAPEQETQNLAGVINTIAGGPAGGDSHTARRHNRPPPAGESSAKRLKMYEEIIYGPDDAIPLASNNHEAIVIEVITCNYKVKKVYIDNGSAIDVLYYKTFKELQLEDRQLVPVRTPLIGFAGPPVRPEGMITLMVTVGVSPKCRTVPVNFAVVKEPSSYNMILGRPTLNALRAVCSTLHLSMKFPTPEGVAEVLGDPEVARACYIATLKGKEKLAAQTACLEPWEPMEKGERLETDEGLTELPVQPGRPERTMKVGMGLAELVKSSLEALLEKYAEIFAWSADDMPGIPTELAVHRLQVDPSVRPVKQKKRNFAPERKEVIKSEVGKLLEAKIVKEVYYPTWLANPVLVKKEEKAWRMCVDFTDLNKACLKDCYPLPRIDQLVDSTAGYEIFCFLDAFKGYHQIALDEEDQEKTSFITEDGTYCYVTMPFGLKNVGATYQRLVNKLFRNQIGRNLEVYVDDMLVKSRTQEQFISDLREIFEIF; this is encoded by the coding sequence ATGAAGCCTTACGATGCGACCACGGATCCGGAGGATCATTTGTTTGCATTCCTGACCCAAATGCGTCTGCAAACTGCCGCAGATGCAGTCAGGTGCAAGACTTTTCCCATGTTTCTGGAGGGGAAGGCACGTCAGTGGTTCCAGGGGCTTCCCCCCAAGTCCATTAGGTCCTTTGCTCAGCTTGCTCGGCTGTTTGCAGCCCAGTTTGTCTCATCACGAGCCTTCTCCAAGAGCACGGCGCACCTAATGACCATTCAGCAAAGGCCTGAGGAATCCTTACGCGAATACATGGTGCGTTTCAACAACGAGTCCCTTCAGGTCAGGGATCGCGATGACAAGGTGGTTATGGCAGCCTTAATTAACGGGCTGCGCAAGCAGAAGCTCTACACCGAGctcgtggagagacctcccaagTCGGTACGGGAAATGCTGGACCGAGCTCATGAGAAGGCCAATGCGGAGGAGGCTAATCGCCTTAAGAGCGCACAAGAAAGGCTGAGGGATGACAAACGTAGGAGGGGAGCCGATCAGGTGAAGGCTCGTCCCAACCAGGGAAGGAAGAGCACTTACGATCGCCTCCCCAAGAGCCGTCCAAGTGGAGGAGATAAGCCCTGGACTAGCCTCACCGCACCTCGAGCTCGGGTGCTGGCGGTCATGGAACAGGAGGGGCTCTCCCGACCTCCTCGACCTTTGGGAGGGGACAAAAGCAGACGGGACCAAGGGTTGTTCTGCGCCTATCATCGAGATGTGGGGCATGACACGGAGGACTGCCGTCACCTCAAGAAGGACATCGAGAAACTAATCAAACGAGGTCACCTCGGGCAGTTCATACGAGAGGACCGGGCTGACCAGCAACAAGGGAGGTCCAGGCCAGAACGACCAAGCTACCTCCGGGATCGACCTCAGGGGCCTCATGGTCGAGCTCCTGAACAGGAAACGCAGAATCTGGCCGGGGTGATTAATACCATCGCAGGAGGACCGGCTGGCGGGGATAGTCATACAGCTCGGCGGCACAATCGACCTCCCCCCGCGGGGGAGAGCTCGGCCAAGCGTCTGAAGATGTATGAGGAAATTATCTACGGACCAGATGACGCAATCCCCCTGGCCTCCAACAATCATGAAGCTATTGTGATTGAGGTCATCACCTGCAATTACAAGGTGAAGAAGGTATACATAGACAACGGGAGTGCTATAGACGTGCTGTATTACAAGACTTTTAAAGAGCTGCAGCTGGAGGATAGGCAGCTGGTCCCGGTTCGGACTCCATTAATCGGGTTTGCAGGCCCTCCCGTGAGGCCAGAGGGAATGATCACCCTCATGGTTACGGTCGGAGTATCCCCGAAGTGCCGAACTGTTCCGGTAAACTTCGCGGTGGTTAAGGAGCCGTCGTCATACAATATGATTTTGGGACGGCCCACACTGAATGCCCTCCGAGCTGTTTGCTCTACGTTGCACCTCAGCATGAAGTTTCCTACTCCCGAGGGGGTGGCTGAGGTGCTCGGGGATCCAGAAGTGGCCAGGGCATGTTACATTGCTACCCTCAAGGGCAAAGAGAAGTTAGCAGCTCAAACAGCTTGCTTAGAGCCCTGGGAGCCCATGGAGAAGGGAGAAAGATTGGAAACGGACGAGGGATTAACCGAGCTGCCCGTCCAGCCCGGCCGACCTGAGCGCACCATGAAGGTCGGCATGGGCCTAGCCGAGCTGGTCAAGAGTTCTTTGGAAGctctcttggagaaatatgctGAGATCTTCGCTTGGAGTGCTGATGACATGCCAGGAATCCCCACCGAGCTGGCGGTTCATAGGCTACAGGTGGATCCCAGCGTCCGACCTGTGAAACAGAAGAAAAGGAACTTTGCTCCTGAACGAAAGGAGGTCATCAAAAGCGAGGTGGGTAAGCTGCTGGAGGCCAAGATCGTTAAGGAGGTCTACTACCCGACCTGGTTGGCTAATCCGGTGCTGGTCAAAAAGGAGGAGAAAGCCTGGAGGATGTGTGTGGATTTCACAGATTTGAATAAGGCTTGCCTTAAAGATTGTTACCCACTTCCCCGGATTGATCAGCTCGTGGACTCAACAGCAGGTTATGAGATTTTCTGTTTCTTGGATGCTTTCAAGGGGTACCATCAGATAGCCTTGGACGAGGAGGACCAGGAGAAGACCTCGTTTATCACCGAGGATGGCACATATTGTTACGTCACCATGCcgtttggtttaaaaaatgtaggTGCAACCTATCAAAGGCTGGTAAACAAGTTGTTCAGGAATCAGATCGGCCGAAACCTGGAGGTTTATGTGGACGATATGTTGGTGAAAAGTCGAACTCAGGAGCAGTTCATCTCCGACCTGAGGGAGATTTTCGAGATCTTTTGA